A stretch of Mesorhizobium sp. L-2-11 DNA encodes these proteins:
- the tagH gene encoding type VI secretion system-associated FHA domain protein TagH yields MPLVLHVTNTEAGLSGKRGVSWLIESAGGLSVGVSDGNGFVLSDDQQTDSTHRFSIERAEEKFVLIERSGNGTSLNEGAKPLPSDLPVILTAGDIVRIGGYMIKVDAASMGDSAEGEPRTVGSLKASNLLGVVEMAPAISVGRTTRLGELFVEPFDRDFPPSSFLDAEQDLSPATAGAWQMDSYPDYIRDRAGIFVQPASCVEVIPEDWDLATELIAKQASTIAPSFTSVNKNSPLETGLALSPPALEQPSRSMVAGQTDSGGQNHAAIAAFLAACGLSLADFGQADISTIMDRAGRMLLNSFVGLSSTVSACEHARQESGLQCTSTAQLIENTQKFMLDAKDALRAALCADIPRLLHGDLAVEQAFADIKAQEGSMLTALHKALLSVRERLCPEAIEASVVRTRKLWPGSRKARLWNKYCRVFDAAVSDIETETRSVAVEFWPPGHETIANVHKAQARIRESAQWHR; encoded by the coding sequence ATGCCACTGGTTCTACATGTAACGAATACGGAAGCCGGCCTATCGGGTAAACGCGGCGTAAGCTGGCTAATTGAGTCAGCTGGCGGATTGTCGGTAGGCGTGTCCGATGGCAATGGGTTTGTTCTGTCGGACGATCAGCAAACAGACTCGACGCACCGCTTCTCGATCGAACGTGCGGAGGAGAAATTTGTACTGATCGAGCGCAGCGGCAATGGCACATCGTTGAATGAAGGGGCTAAGCCGCTGCCGTCGGACCTGCCTGTTATCTTGACGGCCGGTGACATCGTTCGAATTGGCGGCTACATGATCAAGGTCGATGCAGCTTCCATGGGGGATTCTGCCGAAGGCGAGCCGCGCACTGTAGGCTCGCTTAAGGCGTCGAATCTTCTGGGGGTGGTTGAGATGGCTCCTGCCATATCGGTTGGTAGGACCACTCGACTCGGGGAATTGTTCGTCGAGCCCTTCGATAGAGACTTTCCGCCGTCGTCGTTCTTGGACGCTGAGCAAGACTTATCGCCAGCCACCGCGGGCGCCTGGCAGATGGACAGTTATCCAGATTATATACGGGACCGGGCCGGCATCTTCGTGCAGCCGGCGTCGTGCGTCGAGGTCATCCCGGAGGACTGGGATCTTGCGACAGAGCTCATAGCCAAACAGGCGTCGACAATTGCGCCAAGCTTCACCAGCGTCAACAAAAACTCTCCTCTAGAAACCGGCCTGGCCCTGTCACCGCCGGCGCTTGAGCAGCCGTCACGTTCGATGGTGGCTGGGCAGACCGATTCTGGCGGCCAAAATCATGCTGCTATAGCGGCCTTTCTTGCCGCCTGTGGGCTATCTCTGGCAGATTTCGGGCAAGCCGATATTTCAACCATCATGGATCGTGCTGGGCGGATGCTTCTGAATTCCTTCGTCGGTCTCAGCAGCACCGTCTCCGCTTGCGAGCACGCCCGGCAAGAATCCGGCCTTCAGTGTACGAGCACCGCGCAGCTCATCGAAAACACCCAGAAGTTTATGCTGGATGCCAAGGACGCCTTGCGCGCGGCTCTATGCGCCGACATCCCGCGGCTCCTTCATGGAGACCTCGCCGTCGAGCAGGCCTTTGCTGACATCAAAGCGCAAGAGGGTTCGATGCTAACGGCACTGCACAAGGCTCTACTCAGTGTCCGTGAACGCCTCTGCCCTGAAGCGATCGAGGCCTCGGTTGTCCGGACTAGGAAGCTCTGGCCCGGCAGCCGGAAAGCCAGGCTTTGGAACAAGTACTGCCGAGTCTTCGACGCCGCCGTCTCCGACATCGAGACTGAAACGCGGAGCGTTGCCGTCGAGTTTTGGCCTCCGGGTCATGAGACCATCGCCAACGTGCACAAGGCACAAGCCAGAATAAGAGAGTCCGCCCAATGGCACCGGTAG
- the icmH gene encoding type IVB secretion system protein IcmH/DotU → MAPVAIPTEGTVLSSDLAVGPGPSALSSPPISGQPFWETLTLHRLNPLVAAAAALLGLCAHLKSSTDQLDVEELRLRVLRGIDAFERRIMSRGLPTRMIKISKYALCATIDDIVLNTAWGSHSVWTTRSMVGTLFGETWGGDRFFELLQQMKKNPANDLDLLELLYYCMRLGFEGRFRVAARGASELSVLCEDTYHLIRAARGDFERDISPHWQERATARRQSSRFVPSWAAGAFGAVALLSLYTGLLFALDGQSNAVFAKLATLPPRGAVSLARTAAPPPILMSGDRLRRFLGAEIRDGLVSVTEDAQQILVTIRASGMFDSASSIMQGSFVPLFLRIGRALNEQPGAVLLTGHTDSMPIQSRAYPSNQDLSMARAKAAAEIIRSTMSEPGHVREEGRGSGEPIASNQTPEGRAKNRRIEIIITKPN, encoded by the coding sequence ATGGCACCGGTAGCCATACCGACTGAGGGTACCGTCTTAAGTTCCGACCTTGCAGTCGGCCCTGGGCCTTCGGCTCTCTCGTCACCGCCGATATCAGGCCAGCCGTTCTGGGAAACGCTAACGCTTCACCGGCTCAATCCATTGGTCGCGGCTGCGGCAGCGCTGTTGGGCCTCTGTGCTCACCTCAAGAGCAGTACGGATCAACTTGATGTCGAGGAGTTACGCCTGCGGGTGTTGCGAGGGATCGATGCATTCGAGCGTCGGATAATGTCGCGCGGACTGCCAACGCGGATGATCAAGATCAGCAAATATGCTCTTTGTGCCACGATCGATGACATCGTTCTGAATACGGCTTGGGGTAGCCACAGCGTCTGGACAACACGAAGCATGGTCGGAACGTTGTTCGGCGAGACCTGGGGCGGCGACCGCTTTTTCGAGCTTCTACAGCAAATGAAAAAAAACCCGGCAAACGACCTCGATCTGCTGGAGTTGCTCTACTACTGCATGCGGTTGGGCTTCGAAGGTCGCTTCCGGGTGGCCGCGCGAGGAGCCTCCGAACTTAGCGTGCTGTGCGAGGACACGTACCACCTGATTCGGGCAGCGCGCGGTGACTTCGAGCGTGACATATCCCCACACTGGCAAGAACGCGCCACAGCGCGAAGACAGTCCAGCAGATTCGTTCCATCCTGGGCCGCCGGCGCTTTCGGAGCAGTAGCCCTCCTGTCGCTCTATACCGGGCTATTATTTGCACTCGATGGCCAGTCGAATGCGGTTTTCGCTAAGCTGGCAACGCTACCGCCGCGTGGAGCGGTGAGCTTGGCGAGGACCGCAGCACCGCCCCCAATCCTAATGAGTGGCGATCGACTGCGTCGCTTTTTAGGCGCCGAAATCCGCGATGGGTTGGTCTCTGTCACCGAGGACGCGCAGCAGATCCTGGTTACCATCCGTGCCTCAGGGATGTTCGACTCCGCAAGTTCGATCATGCAGGGTTCGTTCGTGCCGCTTTTTCTGCGGATTGGGCGAGCGCTGAACGAGCAACCAGGGGCGGTTCTTTTGACCGGACACACAGACTCGATGCCGATCCAATCTCGTGCCTATCCTTCCAACCAAGACCTCTCAATGGCGCGTGCCAAGGCGGCGGCTGAGATTATTAGATCGACTATGAGTGAGCCGGGCCACGTGCGGGAGGAGGGCAGAGGGAGCGGAGAACCGATCGCTTCGAACCAGACGCCAGAAGGCCGCGCCAAGAACCGCCGGATCGAAATCATAATCACGAAGCCAAACTGA